One Rosa chinensis cultivar Old Blush chromosome 5, RchiOBHm-V2, whole genome shotgun sequence genomic region harbors:
- the LOC112165828 gene encoding probable disease resistance protein At4g27220 isoform X4 produces the protein MNRDTRRILPLFYHVEPADVRHQKNSFEVAFTKHEEKSRHDTEKVKQWRDGLKKVANLSGWHTQRYQTERELVEAIADYVCTKVRPIEMEFSKSAGDFEAFEATRQAMDEVWKALKDDKVTAIAVYGMGGVGKTTVVEYVGVQAQNSGIFHHVIMVVISQRPNLRNIQGALADLLGLELKEETDIGRANRLKKEIMRRNKILIILDDIWERIDLSSIGIPSYDKLQKCNSKVLLTTRRLNVCHSMETQPSIPLNILSEEDSWNLFLKKARKSIEKSTEFYDVARKVASECAGLPVALRAVARALGDKDFEEWKEAARKLEMSQHASLDDDGDVLKCIKLSYDYLDSIDAKSCFLLFCLFPEDDDILIEDLMKYGFGKGLFRDVNNTIEDARVKANLVTKYLKASCLLLDGKEDGCVRMHDVIGDMAMSIALSEDGYGFLVKTRCELKEWPMDAHEGYSAISLMENNISKLPNELVCSKLQILLLQRNIGLKNIPDTFFQSPKELKVLDLSRTNILLRSPSFNLITNLQALYLDYCESMIDISMLKSLKKLEILSIRGCDIKEFPREIGQLTNLRMLDLTNIGDIDTVPSQVISRLHRLEELYMKCKFGDWGSKVEGGLYSFFFGKNAGFEELTDLSHLNILEVSIFGPECLPKTVEFDPNWVSFDICINKNSFRGISSLRRDHSHHHSRTLSLDTTINTLPDWFINVVTKKAETLFYFECKGLNSIVVEHDHGRLHRLKRLAVHSNDNLKELLNLTTRVSNEPVFENLEELHLKDMGCLEKLCVGELPLGSLRKLKVLDIRQCRDLVDELLPSNLLRIVQNMEQIICHDLRQMKYVFGFEGLKPEQIILTKLRKMRLYNQHKVLRIWKGPAPHAVFHNLRSLTVEYYTKLKYLFTSNVAQCLLHLEDLWLQGCSSLDRIIETSDVEMIVFPELKNFILKHLPQLKSFCSPISVDIEFPSLEHLYVRDCPQLIICAFDFKSRNHVKLNDEQHMSSLCRSYQYGCCCCSAVSPLYACCLDWLISGFYS, from the exons ATGAATCGAG ACACCAGGAGAATTCTGCCACTTTTTTATCATGTGGAACCAGCTGATGTACGACATCAAAAAAATAGTTTTGAAGTAGCCTTCACTAAGCATGAAGAAAAGTCAAGGCATGACACAGAGAAGGTGAAGCAGTGGAGAGATGGTTTAAAAAAAGTGGCTAATTTATCTGGATGGCATACGCAGAGATATCA GACAGAAAGAGAACTTGTTGAAGCCATTGCAGATTATGTGTGCACTAAGGTACGACCAATTGAAATGGAGTTCTCAAAGTCCGCTGGAGATTTTGAAGcatttgaagcaacaaggcaaGCCATGGACGAGGTCTGGAAGGCACTAAAAGATGATAAGGTCACTGCCATTGCGGTGTACGGAATGGGAGGTGTTGGGAAGACGACTGTGGTAGAATATGTCGGTGTACAAGCTCAAAATAGTGGGATTTTCCATCATGTGATTATGGTTGTTATATCCCAAAGGCCCAACTTGAGAAATATCCAAGGCGCATTGGCAGATCTGCTGGGCCTTGAATTGAAGGAGGAGACAGACATTGGAAGAGCCAATAGATTGAAGAAGGAGATAATGAGAAGAAATAAGATCCTTATAATCTTGGATGACATTTGGGAGAGAATAGACTTGTCAAGCATAGGGATCCCCAGTTACGACAAGCTTCAGAAATGCAATTCAAAAGTCCTACTCACCACAAGGAGATTGAATGTTTGTCATTCTATGGAAACACAACCAAGCATTCCTCTCAATATCTTATCAGAAGAAGATTCTTGGAACTTGTTTttgaagaaagcaagaaagTCTATCGAAAAATCAACTGAATTCTATGATGTAGCGAGGAAGGTAGCCAGCGAGTGTGCTGGTCTCCCTGTTGCACTGAGAGCAGTTGCGAGGGCACTTGGAGACAAAGATTTTGAGGAATGGAAAGAAGCAGCTCGAAAGCTGGAAATGTCTCAACATGCTAGCCTCGATGATGATGGAGATGTGCTTAAATGTATAAAGTTGAGTTATGATTACCTGGACAGTATTGATGCCAAGTCATGCTTCTTGCTGTTCTGCCTATTCCCAGAAGATGATGATATCCTAATAGAAGACTTGATGAAGTATGGGTTTGGAAAAGGATTGTTTCGAG ATGTCAACAACACAATAGAAGATGCCAGAGTCAAAGCAAATTTAGTGACTAAATACCTTAAAGCTTCTTGTTTGCTTTTGGACGGTAAAGAGGATGGATGCGTAAGGATGCATGATGTCATTGGAGATATGGCCATGTCAATTGCATTATCTGAAGATGGCTATGGGTTTTTGGTAAAAACTCGTTGTGAATTGAAAGAATGGCCAATGGATGCACATGAGGGATACTCGGCAATCTCATTAATGGAGAACAACATTTCCAAGCTGCCTAATGAGTTGGTATGTTCAAAACTCCAAATTTTATTGCTACAGAGAAACATTGGTTTGAAAAATATCCCAGACACTTTTTTTCAGAGTCCCAAGGAATTAAAAGTCTTAGATCTTAGCCGCACCAATATTTTGTTAAGATCCCCATCATTCAATCTCATAACCAACCTCCAAGCTCTGTACTTAGATTATTGCGAGTCAATGATTGACATATCCATGCTTAAAAGCCTGAAAAAACTTGAGATTCTTAGTATAAGAGGATGTGATATTAAGGAATTTCCAAGAGAAATAGGACAACTGACCAATTTGAGGATGTTGGACCTCACTAATATTGGAGACATTGATACAGTTCCATCTCAAGTGATTTCGAGGTTGCACAGATTAGAAGAACTGTACATGAAGTGTAAATTTGGGGATTGGGGCAGTAAAGTTGAGGGAGGcttatattctttcttttttggtaaaaatGCTGGCTTTGAAGAGTTAACTGACTTGTCGCATCTAAACATTTTGGAGGTGTCCATATTTGGTCCAGAGTGCTTGCCTAAAACTGTTGAGTTCGATCCAAATTGGGTAAGCTTCGATATATGTATCAACAAAAACTCGTTTAGGGGAATATCCTCTCTGCGACGTGACCATTCACATCATCATTCAAGAACTCTGAGCCTTGACACAACCATCAATACATTACCGGATTGGTTTATCAACGTAGTGACAAAGAAAGCAGAGAcgttattttattttgagtgCAAGGGCTTAAATAGCATTGTTGTAGAACATGACCATGGAAGACTACACAGACTAAAGCGGCTCGCTGTACATTCCAATGACAACTTGAAAGAGTTGTTGAACCTAACTACACGGGTCTCAAATGAACCTGTGTTTGAGAATTTGGAAGAATTGCATCTCAAGGACATGGGTTGCCTGGAGAAGTTATGTGTTGGTGAATTACCACTTGGGTCTCTACGGAAGCTGAAGGTATTGGACATCAGACAGTGTCGTGACTTGGTCGATGAACTTTTACCATCAAATTTACTGCGAATAGTGCAAAATATGGAACAAATAATTTGTCATGATTTGAGGCAAATGAAATATGTGTTTGGATTTGAAGGGCTGAAGCCAGAACAGATTATCTTGACGAAATTGAGAAAGATGAGATTGTACAATCAACATAAGGTGTTACGCATATGGAAAGGTCCTGCTCCACATGCAGTCTTCCATAATCTTCGAAGTTTGACAGTTGAATACTACACTAAACTGAAATACCTCTTCACATCCAATGTTGCTCAATGTCTTTTGCATTTGGAAGACCTGTGGCTGCAAGGTTGCAGTAGCTTGGACAGAATTATTGAAACAAGTGATGTGGAAATGATCGTCTTTCCAGAATTGAAGAACTTTATTTTGAAACATCTTCCACAGCTGAAAAGTTTTTGCAGTCCTATTTCAGTAGATATTGAATTCCCTTCGTTGGAACACTTGTATGTGCGTGACTGCCCCCAGTTGATAATCTGTGCTTTTGACTTCAAAAGCAGGAACCATGTAAAACTGAATGATGAACAACATATGTCGTCTCTGTGCAGAAG TTACCAATATGGATGCTGCTGCTGCAGTGCTGTTTCCCCCCTCTATGCATGTTGCCTGGACTGGCTGATCAGCGGGTTTTACAGTTAA
- the LOC112165828 gene encoding probable disease resistance protein At4g27220 isoform X5 — MEFSKSAGDFEAFEATRQAMDEVWKALKDDKVTAIAVYGMGGVGKTTVVEYVGVQAQNSGIFHHVIMVVISQRPNLRNIQGALADLLGLELKEETDIGRANRLKKEIMRRNKILIILDDIWERIDLSSIGIPSYDKLQKCNSKVLLTTRRLNVCHSMETQPSIPLNILSEEDSWNLFLKKARKSIEKSTEFYDVARKVASECAGLPVALRAVARALGDKDFEEWKEAARKLEMSQHASLDDDGDVLKCIKLSYDYLDSIDAKSCFLLFCLFPEDDDILIEDLMKYGFGKGLFRDVNNTIEDARVKANLVTKYLKASCLLLDGKEDGCVRMHDVIGDMAMSIALSEDGYGFLVKTRCELKEWPMDAHEGYSAISLMENNISKLPNELVCSKLQILLLQRNIGLKNIPDTFFQSPKELKVLDLSRTNILLRSPSFNLITNLQALYLDYCESMIDISMLKSLKKLEILSIRGCDIKEFPREIGQLTNLRMLDLTNIGDIDTVPSQVISRLHRLEELYMKCKFGDWGSKVEGGLYSFFFGKNAGFEELTDLSHLNILEVSIFGPECLPKTVEFDPNWVSFDICINKNSFRGISSLRRDHSHHHSRTLSLDTTINTLPDWFINVVTKKAETLFYFECKGLNSIVVEHDHGRLHRLKRLAVHSNDNLKELLNLTTRVSNEPVFENLEELHLKDMGCLEKLCVGELPLGSLRKLKVLDIRQCRDLVDELLPSNLLRIVQNMEQIICHDLRQMKYVFGFEGLKPEQIILTKLRKMRLYNQHKVLRIWKGPAPHAVFHNLRSLTVEYYTKLKYLFTSNVAQCLLHLEDLWLQGCSSLDRIIETSDVEMIVFPELKNFILKHLPQLKSFCSPISVDIEFPSLEHLYVRDCPQLIICAFDFKSRNHVKLNDEQHMSSLCRSYQYGCCCCSAVSPLYACCLDWLISGFYS, encoded by the exons ATGGAGTTCTCAAAGTCCGCTGGAGATTTTGAAGcatttgaagcaacaaggcaaGCCATGGACGAGGTCTGGAAGGCACTAAAAGATGATAAGGTCACTGCCATTGCGGTGTACGGAATGGGAGGTGTTGGGAAGACGACTGTGGTAGAATATGTCGGTGTACAAGCTCAAAATAGTGGGATTTTCCATCATGTGATTATGGTTGTTATATCCCAAAGGCCCAACTTGAGAAATATCCAAGGCGCATTGGCAGATCTGCTGGGCCTTGAATTGAAGGAGGAGACAGACATTGGAAGAGCCAATAGATTGAAGAAGGAGATAATGAGAAGAAATAAGATCCTTATAATCTTGGATGACATTTGGGAGAGAATAGACTTGTCAAGCATAGGGATCCCCAGTTACGACAAGCTTCAGAAATGCAATTCAAAAGTCCTACTCACCACAAGGAGATTGAATGTTTGTCATTCTATGGAAACACAACCAAGCATTCCTCTCAATATCTTATCAGAAGAAGATTCTTGGAACTTGTTTttgaagaaagcaagaaagTCTATCGAAAAATCAACTGAATTCTATGATGTAGCGAGGAAGGTAGCCAGCGAGTGTGCTGGTCTCCCTGTTGCACTGAGAGCAGTTGCGAGGGCACTTGGAGACAAAGATTTTGAGGAATGGAAAGAAGCAGCTCGAAAGCTGGAAATGTCTCAACATGCTAGCCTCGATGATGATGGAGATGTGCTTAAATGTATAAAGTTGAGTTATGATTACCTGGACAGTATTGATGCCAAGTCATGCTTCTTGCTGTTCTGCCTATTCCCAGAAGATGATGATATCCTAATAGAAGACTTGATGAAGTATGGGTTTGGAAAAGGATTGTTTCGAG ATGTCAACAACACAATAGAAGATGCCAGAGTCAAAGCAAATTTAGTGACTAAATACCTTAAAGCTTCTTGTTTGCTTTTGGACGGTAAAGAGGATGGATGCGTAAGGATGCATGATGTCATTGGAGATATGGCCATGTCAATTGCATTATCTGAAGATGGCTATGGGTTTTTGGTAAAAACTCGTTGTGAATTGAAAGAATGGCCAATGGATGCACATGAGGGATACTCGGCAATCTCATTAATGGAGAACAACATTTCCAAGCTGCCTAATGAGTTGGTATGTTCAAAACTCCAAATTTTATTGCTACAGAGAAACATTGGTTTGAAAAATATCCCAGACACTTTTTTTCAGAGTCCCAAGGAATTAAAAGTCTTAGATCTTAGCCGCACCAATATTTTGTTAAGATCCCCATCATTCAATCTCATAACCAACCTCCAAGCTCTGTACTTAGATTATTGCGAGTCAATGATTGACATATCCATGCTTAAAAGCCTGAAAAAACTTGAGATTCTTAGTATAAGAGGATGTGATATTAAGGAATTTCCAAGAGAAATAGGACAACTGACCAATTTGAGGATGTTGGACCTCACTAATATTGGAGACATTGATACAGTTCCATCTCAAGTGATTTCGAGGTTGCACAGATTAGAAGAACTGTACATGAAGTGTAAATTTGGGGATTGGGGCAGTAAAGTTGAGGGAGGcttatattctttcttttttggtaaaaatGCTGGCTTTGAAGAGTTAACTGACTTGTCGCATCTAAACATTTTGGAGGTGTCCATATTTGGTCCAGAGTGCTTGCCTAAAACTGTTGAGTTCGATCCAAATTGGGTAAGCTTCGATATATGTATCAACAAAAACTCGTTTAGGGGAATATCCTCTCTGCGACGTGACCATTCACATCATCATTCAAGAACTCTGAGCCTTGACACAACCATCAATACATTACCGGATTGGTTTATCAACGTAGTGACAAAGAAAGCAGAGAcgttattttattttgagtgCAAGGGCTTAAATAGCATTGTTGTAGAACATGACCATGGAAGACTACACAGACTAAAGCGGCTCGCTGTACATTCCAATGACAACTTGAAAGAGTTGTTGAACCTAACTACACGGGTCTCAAATGAACCTGTGTTTGAGAATTTGGAAGAATTGCATCTCAAGGACATGGGTTGCCTGGAGAAGTTATGTGTTGGTGAATTACCACTTGGGTCTCTACGGAAGCTGAAGGTATTGGACATCAGACAGTGTCGTGACTTGGTCGATGAACTTTTACCATCAAATTTACTGCGAATAGTGCAAAATATGGAACAAATAATTTGTCATGATTTGAGGCAAATGAAATATGTGTTTGGATTTGAAGGGCTGAAGCCAGAACAGATTATCTTGACGAAATTGAGAAAGATGAGATTGTACAATCAACATAAGGTGTTACGCATATGGAAAGGTCCTGCTCCACATGCAGTCTTCCATAATCTTCGAAGTTTGACAGTTGAATACTACACTAAACTGAAATACCTCTTCACATCCAATGTTGCTCAATGTCTTTTGCATTTGGAAGACCTGTGGCTGCAAGGTTGCAGTAGCTTGGACAGAATTATTGAAACAAGTGATGTGGAAATGATCGTCTTTCCAGAATTGAAGAACTTTATTTTGAAACATCTTCCACAGCTGAAAAGTTTTTGCAGTCCTATTTCAGTAGATATTGAATTCCCTTCGTTGGAACACTTGTATGTGCGTGACTGCCCCCAGTTGATAATCTGTGCTTTTGACTTCAAAAGCAGGAACCATGTAAAACTGAATGATGAACAACATATGTCGTCTCTGTGCAGAAG TTACCAATATGGATGCTGCTGCTGCAGTGCTGTTTCCCCCCTCTATGCATGTTGCCTGGACTGGCTGATCAGCGGGTTTTACAGTTAA